The Musa acuminata AAA Group cultivar baxijiao chromosome BXJ1-3, Cavendish_Baxijiao_AAA, whole genome shotgun sequence genome window below encodes:
- the LOC103979102 gene encoding bZIP transcription factor 12 isoform X2, with protein MASSRVMASSSSANSDLTRQSSICSLPVTDLQSSISGGGELTKNLGSMSMDDLFRNICGDNPVAFAGGAEGGVSVSRQGSFAFPKSVGEKSVDEVWREITAGRKADGGDGPGSEMTLEDFLARAGAVGEDDVGVPSGSSQVAFQPHPVVGDRLGQPQQLPVENPALGLGNGAEGVGKVGRGKKRSVLDPVDRAALQRQKRMIKNRESAARSRERKQAYIAELESLVAQLEEENAQLLRSQEQQQKMRVKQLSGWAS; from the exons ATGGCGTCCTCGCGGGTGATGGCGTCCTCCTCCTCGGCGAATTCCGATCTGACGCGCCAGTCTTCCATCTGCTCCCTTCCAGTCACCGATCTCCAGAGCTCCATCAGCGGCGGCGGAGAGCTCACCAAGAACCTCGGCTCCATGAGCATGGACGACCTCTTCCGCAACATATGCGGCGACAACCCCGTGGCCTTCGCAGGCGGCGCGGAGGGTGGAGTCTCGGTGTCCCGGCAGGGTAGCTTCGCGTTTCCGAAGAGCGTCGGCGAGAAGTCAGTGGATGAGGTGTGGCGGGAGATCACCGCCGGCCGGAAGGCGGACGGCGGGGACGGACCCGGATCGGAGATGACGCTGGAGGACTTCCTGGCGAGGGCCGGGGCGGTGGGGGAGGACGACGTCGGCGTTCCGTCGGGATCGAGCCAGGTGGCGTTTCAGCCGCATCCGGTTGTGGGGGATCGGTTGGGGCAGCCGCAACAGTTGCCCGTGGAGAATCCTGCTTTGGGGCTTGGGAATGGAGCGGAGGGTGTTGGAAAGGTAGGGAGAGGGAAGAAGAGATCGGTGTTGGATCCGGTGGATAGGGCTGCGCTACAGCGGCAGAAGAGGATGATAAAGAACAGGGAGTCCGCAGCTAGATCGAGGGAGAGGAAGCAG GCTTATATTGCTGAGCTTGAATCTTTAGTCGCACAGTTGGAGGAAGAAAACGCACAGCTATTGAGATCTCAG GAGCAGCAGCAAAAGATGAGAGTTAAGCAG CTGTCTGGTTGGGCTAGTTGA
- the LOC103979102 gene encoding bZIP transcription factor 12 isoform X1 yields MASSRVMASSSSANSDLTRQSSICSLPVTDLQSSISGGGELTKNLGSMSMDDLFRNICGDNPVAFAGGAEGGVSVSRQGSFAFPKSVGEKSVDEVWREITAGRKADGGDGPGSEMTLEDFLARAGAVGEDDVGVPSGSSQVAFQPHPVVGDRLGQPQQLPVENPALGLGNGAEGVGKVGRGKKRSVLDPVDRAALQRQKRMIKNRESAARSRERKQAYIAELESLVAQLEEENAQLLRSQEQQQKMRVKQLLENIVPVTEMKKPRRILRRTCSMEW; encoded by the exons ATGGCGTCCTCGCGGGTGATGGCGTCCTCCTCCTCGGCGAATTCCGATCTGACGCGCCAGTCTTCCATCTGCTCCCTTCCAGTCACCGATCTCCAGAGCTCCATCAGCGGCGGCGGAGAGCTCACCAAGAACCTCGGCTCCATGAGCATGGACGACCTCTTCCGCAACATATGCGGCGACAACCCCGTGGCCTTCGCAGGCGGCGCGGAGGGTGGAGTCTCGGTGTCCCGGCAGGGTAGCTTCGCGTTTCCGAAGAGCGTCGGCGAGAAGTCAGTGGATGAGGTGTGGCGGGAGATCACCGCCGGCCGGAAGGCGGACGGCGGGGACGGACCCGGATCGGAGATGACGCTGGAGGACTTCCTGGCGAGGGCCGGGGCGGTGGGGGAGGACGACGTCGGCGTTCCGTCGGGATCGAGCCAGGTGGCGTTTCAGCCGCATCCGGTTGTGGGGGATCGGTTGGGGCAGCCGCAACAGTTGCCCGTGGAGAATCCTGCTTTGGGGCTTGGGAATGGAGCGGAGGGTGTTGGAAAGGTAGGGAGAGGGAAGAAGAGATCGGTGTTGGATCCGGTGGATAGGGCTGCGCTACAGCGGCAGAAGAGGATGATAAAGAACAGGGAGTCCGCAGCTAGATCGAGGGAGAGGAAGCAG GCTTATATTGCTGAGCTTGAATCTTTAGTCGCACAGTTGGAGGAAGAAAACGCACAGCTATTGAGATCTCAG GAGCAGCAGCAAAAGATGAGAGTTAAGCAG CTTTTGGAAAACATAGTACCAGTTACTGAGATGAAAAAACCACGCCGAATTCTGCGAAGAACTTGCTCTATGGagtggtag
- the LOC135629367 gene encoding tubby-like F-box protein 8 yields MSFRSIVRDVRDGFGSFRDGFGSLSRRSFDVRLSGLIGHRRGKSQCSVQELHDPCPVVQQSRWASLPPELLRDVIKRLEASESTWPSRKYVVACAAVCRTWREMCKEIVKSPEFSGKLTFPIALKQPGSREGTIQCYIKRDKSKLTYRLYLCLSPSVLVETGKFLLSAKRNRRTTCTEYIISMDAANISRSSYSYIGKLRSNFLGTKFVIYDTQPPYNGAALCPPGRTSHRFSKKVSPKVPSGSYSIAQVTYELNVLGTRGPRRMHCVMYSIPASSLEPGRTVPGQPENLIPRSLEDSFRSMSFSKSSMMDRSMDFNSSRFSDITGGTQEGEEENEIKERPLVLRNKPPRWHEQLQCWCLNFRGRVTVASVKNFQLISAVQPAAGAPTPSEPPAPSEHDKIILQFGKVAKDMFTMDYRYPLSAFQAFAICLSSFDTKLACE; encoded by the exons ATGTCATTCCGTAGTATAGTTCGTGATGTCAGAGATGGCTTCGGGAGTTTCAGAGATGGCTTCGGGAGTTTATCAAGGCGGAGTTTTGATGTGAGGCTTTCAGGGCTAATTGGCCATCGGAGGGGGAAATCCCAATGCTCTGTGCAGGAACTACATGATCCATGTCCCGTGGTCCAGCAGAGTCGCTGGGCTAGCCTCCCTCCTGAGCTTCTTCGTGATGTGATTAAGAGACTGGAGGCAAGTGAAAGCACATGGCCATCGCGCAAGTATGTTGTTGCCTGTGCAGCTGTCTGCAGAACTTGGAGGGAGATGTGCAAAGAGATTGTTAAGAGTCCAGAGTTCAGCGGGAAACTCACTTTTCCAATTGCTTTGAAACAG CCTGGATCTCGGGAAGGAACCATTCAATGTTATATTAAGAGGGATAAATCAAAGTTAACTTATCGTCTCTACTTATGTCTTAGCCCTT CTGTTCTTGTTGAGACTGGGAAGTTCCTCCTATCAGCCAAAAGGAATCGTCGGACAACCTGTACTGAGTACATTATCTCAATGGATGCCGCCAATATATCAAGGTCAAGTTACAGCTATATTGGAAAGCTGAG GTCAAATTTTCTTGGCACAAAATTTGTAATATATGACACTCAACCCCCATACAACGGGGCAGCCCTTTGTCCACCTGGTCGAACAAGCCACAGGTTCTCCAAGAAAGTCTCTCCTAAAGTCCCTTCTGGCAGCTACAGCATAGCTCAGGTTACCTATGAGCTGAATGTCCTTGGCACACGAGGGCCACGACGGATGCATTGCGTCATGTACTCCATACCTGCATCATCACTTGAACCTGGTCGCACAGTCCCTGGCCAACCTGAGAACCTCATTCCCCGTTCCCTGGAGGACTCGTTCCGCAGCATGTCCTTCTCGAAGTCCTCCATGATGGACCGTTCCATGGACTTTAACAGCTCACGCTTCTCCGATATTACTGGAGGAACTCAAGAGGGGGAAGAGGAGAATGAGATCAAAGAGAGGCCACTGGTGCTACGAAACAAGCCTCCAAGGTGGCATGAGCAGCTGCAATGTTGGTGCCTCAACTTCCGCGGTCGAGTGACTGTAGCTTCGGTGAAGAACTTCCAGCTGATATCAGCGGTGCAGCCTGCTGCAGGAGCTCCGACACCATCGGAGCCACCAGCACCATCCGAGCATGATAAAATTATACTTCAGTTTGGCAAGGTGGCAAAGGATATGTTCACCATGGATTACAGGTATCCACTGTCCGCATTCCAGGCTTTTGCCATCTGTTTGAGCAGCTTCGACACCAAGTTGGCTTGTGAATAG